The Sporosarcina sp. Te-1 DNA window AATACGCACACGCGCGCATTTCATCCATCTTGCGGCAAGCAGAGGAAAAAGGCATGGCCGCTTCCACTGACCACGTCGACTTGCTGCAATCGGAAAAAGAAGTCGAGCTTCTGAAAAAAATCGGCGACTTCCCGAAAGTGGTAGCGGACGCTGCGCGTCTACGCTCGCCACACCGCATCGCCACATACATTCAGGAGCTGGCAGCTACCTTCCACAGCTTCTATAATGCCGAAAAAGTGCTCGACCCAGACAACCGGGAGCTTTCCGAAGCACGTCTGGCCCTCGTCACAGCAACACGCACCACTGTTGCCAATGCGTTGAAACTGATTGGCGTTGCAGCTCCTGAACGGATGTAATTTTTTCTGGAATGCAACTGATGCTCCTGCGAAGATCTGGTGACTGATGAAAGAGATAGAAAAAAGCGACGGAGTTGTCATTCCGTCGCTTTTTCGTTCATATCACGTTTTATAAGCTATGCAAATATCCAATTGTTCATGCAGAAACCTTTGCAGTTTCATTCTTTTTATTGGTTTCAAATTGTCCCTTAGTCAGTTTTTGTTTAATAATCCATTCTGCAACGAGCAGATTCGGCAACCAAGCTAACCAAGCAATCATTGCATAACTACGTTCGAAATTCTCTAATCCGAACAGCAATGCGAACAAAGGGAGCCATAGCCGTAATGTAACCGCCGCAAAGGTTAGGGAATAATTTCTTATCATCCAATTCCGATGTTGTGGAATGCGAAGATTCTTTGCATTCGTAAATGCTTGAAATGCCGAAATCAGCCAAAAGACAGCTAGCAACCCAAACCCTATTTTTCCTACAAATCCGCCGGTTGCATAAAAAGATAAGTACAATCCTGTAATACCGCCGAATAAAATACAGAGCATATATAGTCTGCCTAGAACCCGGTGTCGACTGATATTCTTTTCTCTAAAGCTCGATGATAATGTAAAGGGACCGATTACTAATGCGACTACACTTGTAGCAGCGTGTATAAATAACATGACATACCAGAAGGGGCTTAATTTTGAAAGAAACATCAGCTTCATTTGAACCAACCCTGCTTGGGTTCCGTCCAGAATAAAATATTGAACCACTACATAACCAGCTACCGTAATAACGAGTAAATTGAATAGTAACCAAAAATATTTATTCATGACTATCTCAACTCCTAGTATTTTGACAGGATTGATGTTTATACCGAAACGCTTTTTCAACCCTTCAGATTTTTCTTCTTTTAAGCTTCTTATTAATACTGTCAATATCCCGCAAGTCCATCCAATATACTACAGCGAAAATCATCAAATATATGATAAACTGCAAAACAATAAACAGGATAAAGCTAATAGGTTGGTCGACAGGATTTTCATACCATCCACCAATTTTTCCGCAAATTAACACAAGTGCTAAGATCACAATATAGTGGATCCCTAATTTAACGCCATACGGCCAGCGATCTAAATAAAATATAAGTGACATCAGTCCACAGCCCACCCCAAGGGAAATTGCTAAAATACATCCTAATAATAGATCTGAACCGTTCATGACTCGGGTAGGATTTAGTAATAATGTTATTGTAATGATGATGTAAGAAGTACTTAATCCAATTAAAGCGCCAAGAAGTATATATTGAAAAGTCTTTTTCATTACGCATCCCTCCCGATCCCAAGTCGTTTCTTGAGTGTCTTTAAATACACTCGACTTACATGGGCCGTCGTTCCATTATCCATTACGAGCTGCATCATGCCGATTTTCTCCATTTTCATGAATGAGATTTTAGATACATTGACGAGAGTTGATTTATTTACGCGTACAAATTCCTTTTCGAATAGTTCCTCCAACTCATATAGCTTACGCTTGGATTCATATTCATCCTCATCTGTTTGAAAGTAGACTTTGGCTTCTTCTGAATAAACAAAATAAATATCTGCGATTTTCAACATGTAAATTTCCTGCTGTAAATAGCCATCAATGACCTCGTTGGTGGAGGACTTTAACAACCTCATGAGTCGTTCAATGTCATCTGTAAAAGCACTAGCGTGAATATGGATTTCCGTCTCTTCAATTTTCTCATCGATGATTAATTTGATGTTCATATGGTACCTCCAATCCCTACATAGAATATAACACGGGTTAATTTGGTATTTGCGGTTCTTTTCATAAGTGGCTCAATAAACCAAACAAGCAGCTAAAAACCGATCATGACTGAATATAACAGGTCAGAAAACGTCTTTGCTCGCCACTGTAATTGCTTTTTTATTGTACTCAGTCAAGCAGGGCAAACATGAACGGGGCCATGTCCGCCGTCTATCGACAACAAAGAACTTTGTAGTATAATGGTTGCGTACACAATTACATATCCGAACATGAAGGTGCCCCGCCATCAACGACGGGGTTAAAAGGGAAGCCGGTTCGAAGCCGGCGCGGTCCCGCCACTGTAAGTGCGAGCGAACCGCCAATCGCCACTGGATCTGATCCGGGAAGGCGCGGCAAGCGATTGGAGCACGAGCCAGGAGACCTGCCTTCGTGAATCACCCCGAACCCTACGAGGATAGGTTTGGTGAAGAGACGGTGCGCTATGGCGCGGCCGGATTTTTACTAAGCGTTGTCCTCCGTTCATATGACGGGGGATTTTTGTTTGGAATCAATAGGAGGAAACCGATTATGAAGAAGTTTTGGCAGCTTTGGTTGACGGCTGTACTTGCGGCATTGCTTTTGACGGCATGTGGCACGTCAGATGATTCGAAGAAAGACGATGCATCAACAGAACAAACGGGTGGTCAAACAGCCGGCGATGCTGAACAGGCAGCTCCCGCGTTCCCGGTCACATTGACAGATGCGGTTGGCAATGAGATTACATTTGATGAAGCACCCAAGAAAATTGTTTCTCTGCAAGCGAGCAACACGGAAATCCTTTTTGCTCTCGGTTTGAATGATGAAATTGTCGGAGTCACTGACTTTGATAACTATCCGGAAGAGGCGCTGGAAAAGGAAAAGGTTGGCGGCATGGAATTCAATGTTGAGCAAATCATTTCCATGAACCCGGATGTCGTGTTTGCAAATGAAATGGGACAAAGCTCAGGAGAAGAAGGCTGGCAGCAAATCCGCGATGCGGGCATTAACGTGTTCGTTGTGAAAAATGCAGCGAACTTCGATGAAACGTATGGAACCATTGAAACTATCGGACAAGCGACAGGCAAGACGGAAGAAGCAGATAAAATCGTAGCGGACATGAAAGCGAAAGTGGAAGAAGTCGTTGCGAAAACAAAAGATGTCGAGACAAAGAAACGTGTCTTTGTTGAAACGTCCGATGCACCTGAAATTTATGCGCCTGGCAAAGGAACGTTCATGCAGGAAATGCTCGATATGATTGGCGCGGAAAACGTTGTAACAGCGGATGGATGGGCTATGACTAGCCCTGAGGAAATTGTGAAGCAAAATCCGGATGTCATCATCGTGATGTACAGCTATGTTCCGGATATCGTGGAGAGCGTGAAGAAACGCGATGGCTTCAGTGATATTACGGCTGTCAAAGAAGATCGCGTCATCCAAGTTGACGAAAATATGACAAGCCGGACAGGCCCTCGTCTGGCGCAAGGTCTGGAAGAAGTGGCAAAAGCTATCTATCCAGAGGCGTTCGGTGAATAAAACAGGTATCGCCTACATCGTGAGTGCCGCCACACTAGCTGTGGCGGTATGGCTCGGTGTATCCATCGGAACGGTGAAAGTACCACTTAGCACGTTCTGGGATTCGTCGGATACGACAGCAACAAATATCCTTTGGAAAATCCGCATGCCGCGTGTGATACTGGCTGGTCTCGTCGGTGCGTCGCTTGCGATTGCGGGCGCTGCGTTTCAAGGATTGCTGAAAAATCCGCTTGCCGATCCATACACCCTCGGAGTGTCATCCGGCGCCTCGGTAGGTGCGGTCGTGACACTCTTTTTTGGCTTATCCATTCCGATGCTGGGCACATATACTTTGCCGATTTTCAGTATGGTTGGAGCAGCGTTGACGATGTTCCTCGTACTCGGATTTGCGAGACTCGTCGATCGATCCATGAAAATGGAAACGATCATTTTGACAGGAATCATCTTCGGGTCGTTCCTCGGCTCGGTCCTCTCGCTTATGATCGCACTGACTGGGGAGGAATTGCGGCAAATCATCGGCTGGCTGTTAGGGAGCGTCTCGATGCGCGGATGGAAATATATTGTCATGGTGCTGCCCTTCGTTGTGGTCGGCTCCTTCATTCTATGGCTCAACCGCCGGGAGCTGAACGCCATGCTGTTCGGCGAAGAGCGGGCTCATCATCTGGGCGTGAATGTCCGTCGCCGTAAATTCATGATCCTAATCGGCGGCTCGATTTTAACCGGATCCGCTGTTGCTGTATCCGGGACAATCGGTTTTGTCGGCCTTGTTGTCCCGCATATGACAAGACTCCTTTGGGGTGCCGATCATCGGCATTTGCTGACGTTATCATTCTTGAATGGGGCCACATTATTAATCATTTGTGATTTGATTGCACGCACCATCATTTCACCCTCAGAACTGCCAGTCGGCGTCATTACTTCATTCATTGGAGCGCCAGTATTCGCATTCATCTTTTATCGACAGAGAAGGAAAGGGGCCATC harbors:
- a CDS encoding ABC transporter substrate-binding protein; protein product: MNHPEPYEDRFGEETVRYGAAGFLLSVVLRSYDGGFLFGINRRKPIMKKFWQLWLTAVLAALLLTACGTSDDSKKDDASTEQTGGQTAGDAEQAAPAFPVTLTDAVGNEITFDEAPKKIVSLQASNTEILFALGLNDEIVGVTDFDNYPEEALEKEKVGGMEFNVEQIISMNPDVVFANEMGQSSGEEGWQQIRDAGINVFVVKNAANFDETYGTIETIGQATGKTEEADKIVADMKAKVEEVVAKTKDVETKKRVFVETSDAPEIYAPGKGTFMQEMLDMIGAENVVTADGWAMTSPEEIVKQNPDVIIVMYSYVPDIVESVKKRDGFSDITAVKEDRVIQVDENMTSRTGPRLAQGLEEVAKAIYPEAFGE
- a CDS encoding DUF3021 domain-containing protein → MKKTFQYILLGALIGLSTSYIIITITLLLNPTRVMNGSDLLLGCILAISLGVGCGLMSLIFYLDRWPYGVKLGIHYIVILALVLICGKIGGWYENPVDQPISFILFIVLQFIIYLMIFAVVYWMDLRDIDSINKKLKRRKI
- a CDS encoding DUF2306 domain-containing protein; translated protein: MNKYFWLLFNLLVITVAGYVVVQYFILDGTQAGLVQMKLMFLSKLSPFWYVMLFIHAATSVVALVIGPFTLSSSFREKNISRHRVLGRLYMLCILFGGITGLYLSFYATGGFVGKIGFGLLAVFWLISAFQAFTNAKNLRIPQHRNWMIRNYSLTFAAVTLRLWLPLFALLFGLENFERSYAMIAWLAWLPNLLVAEWIIKQKLTKGQFETNKKNETAKVSA
- a CDS encoding LytTR family DNA-binding domain-containing protein codes for the protein MNIKLIIDEKIEETEIHIHASAFTDDIERLMRLLKSSTNEVIDGYLQQEIYMLKIADIYFVYSEEAKVYFQTDEDEYESKRKLYELEELFEKEFVRVNKSTLVNVSKISFMKMEKIGMMQLVMDNGTTAHVSRVYLKTLKKRLGIGRDA
- a CDS encoding iron ABC transporter permease; protein product: MNKTGIAYIVSAATLAVAVWLGVSIGTVKVPLSTFWDSSDTTATNILWKIRMPRVILAGLVGASLAIAGAAFQGLLKNPLADPYTLGVSSGASVGAVVTLFFGLSIPMLGTYTLPIFSMVGAALTMFLVLGFARLVDRSMKMETIILTGIIFGSFLGSVLSLMIALTGEELRQIIGWLLGSVSMRGWKYIVMVLPFVVVGSFILWLNRRELNAMLFGEERAHHLGVNVRRRKFMILIGGSILTGSAVAVSGTIGFVGLVVPHMTRLLWGADHRHLLTLSFLNGATLLIICDLIARTIISPSELPVGVITSFIGAPVFAFIFYRQRRKGAI